The Magnolia sinica isolate HGM2019 chromosome 10, MsV1, whole genome shotgun sequence genome includes a window with the following:
- the LOC131258390 gene encoding ATP synthase subunit b, chloroplastic has translation MISNEMNIFIFKISQLIKKKKSIIKKRDEVIQKELCSILLVLSIRGEHMKNVTDSFVSLGYWPSAGSFGLNTDILATNLINLSVVLGVLIFFGKGVLSDLLDNRKQRILSTIRNSEELRGGAIEQLEKARARLRKVEMEADEFRVNGYSEIEREKQNLINATYENLERLENYKNETIHFEQQRAINQVRQRVFQQALQGALGTLNSCSNSELHLRTISANIGMLGAMKEITD, from the exons atgatttCAAATGAAATGAATATATTCATATTTAAAATAAgtcaattaataaaaaaaaagaaatcaataATAAAAAAACGGGACGAAGTGATACAAAAAGAACTCTGTTCGATTTTGTTAGTCCTATCTATAAGAGGAGAGCATATGAAAAATGTAACCGATTCTTTCGTTTCCTTGGGTTACTGGCCATCCGCCGGGAGTTTCGGGTTGAATACCGATATTTTAGCAACAAATCTAATAAATCTAAGTGTAGTGCTTGGTGTATTGATCTTTTTTGGAAAGGGAGTGT TAAGTGATTTATTAGATAATCGAAAACAGAGGATTCTGAGTACTATTCGAAATTCAGAAGAACTACGCGGAGGAGCTATTGAGCAGCTCGAAAAAGCCCGGGCTCGCTTACGGAAAGTGGAAATGGAAGCAGATGAGTTTCGAGTGAATGGATACTCTGAGATAGAACGAGAAAAACAGAATTTGATTAATGCCACTTATGAGAATTTGGAACGattagaaaattacaaaaatgaaACCATTCATTTTGAACAACAAAGAGCAATTAATCAGGTCCGACAGCGAGTTTTCCAACAAGCCTTACAAGGAGCTCTAGGAACTCTGAATAGTTGTTCGAACAGCGAGTTACATTTACGCACCATCAGTGCTAATATTGGTATGCTCGGGGCCATGAAAGAAATAACTGATTAG
- the LOC131258388 gene encoding ATP synthase subunit alpha, chloroplastic, translated as MVTIRADEISNIIRERIEQYNREVTIVNTGTVLQVGDGIARIHGLDEVMAGELVEFEEGTIGIALNLESNNVGVVLMGDGLMIQEGSSVKATGRIAQIPVSEAYLGRVINALAKPIDGRGEISASESRLIESPAPGIISRRSVYEPLQTGLIAIDSMIPIGRGQ; from the coding sequence ATGGTAACCATTCGAGCCGACGAAATTAGTAATATTATTCGTGAACGTATTGAACAATATAATCGAGAAGTCACGATTGTGAATACCGGCACCGTACTTCAAGTAGGCGATGGCATTGCTCGTATTCATGGTCTTGATGAAGTAATGGCAGGGGAATTAGTAGAATTTGAAGAGGGTACAATAGGCATTGCTCTGAATTTGGAATCAAACAATGTTGGCGTTGTATTAATGGGTGACGGTTTGATGATACAAGAGGGAAGTTCTGTAAAAGCAACAGGAAGAATTGCTCAGATACCAGTGAGTGAGGCTTATTTGGGTCGTGTTATAAATGCTCTGGCTAAACCTATTGATGGGAGAGGTGAAATTTCAGCTTCTGAATCTCGGTTGATTGAATCTCCTGCTCCAGGTATTATTTCTAGACGTTCCGTATATGAGCCTCTTCAAACGGGGCTTATTGCTATTGATTCGATGATCCCTATAGGGCGCGGTCAGTGA
- the LOC131258389 gene encoding DNA-directed RNA polymerase subunit beta'': MEVLMAERADLVFHNKVIDATAMKRLISRLIDHFGMAYTSHILDQVKTLGFQQATATSISLGIDDLLTIPSKGWLVQDAEQQSLILEKHHHYGNVHAVEKLRQSIEIWYATSEYLRQEMHPNFRMTDPSNPVHIMSFSGARGNASQVHQLVGMRGLMSDPQGQMIDLPIQSNLREGLSLTEYIISCYGARKGVVDTAVRTSDAGYLTRRLVEVVQHIVVRRTDCGTIRGISVSPRNGTTEKILIQTLIGRVLADDIYMGLRCIATRNQDIGIGLVNRFITFRAQSIYIRTPFICRSTSWICRLCYGRSPTHGDLVELGEAVGIIAGQSIGEPGTQLTLRTFHTGGVFTGGTAEHVRAPSNGKIKFNEDLVHPTRTRHGHPAFLCYIDLYVTIGSQDILHNVNIPPKSFLLVQNDQYVESEQVIAEIRAGTSTFNFKERVRKHIYSDSEGEMHWSTDVYHAPEYRYGNVHLLPKTSHLWILSGGPCRSSIVTFSLHKDQDQMNVHSLSVERRYISDLSVTNDRVRHKLFSSDPSSKKGQGILDYSGPDRIISNGHWNFLYPAILHENSDLLAKRRRNRFIIPFQYDQEREKELMPRSGISIEIPINGILRRNSILAYFDDPRYRRSSSGITKYGTIEVDSIVKKEDLIEYRGAKEFRPKYQMKVDRFFFIPEEVHILPGSSSIMVRNNSIIGVDTRIALNTRSRVGGLVRVERKKKKIELKIFSGDIHFTGETDKISRHSGILIPPGTGKLNSKESKKWKNWIYVQRITPTKKKYFVSVRPVVTYEIADGINLGTLFPQDLLQERDNVQLRVVNYILYGNGKPIRGIYHTSIQLVRTCLVLNWEQDRNGSIEEVHASFVEVGANDLIRDFIRIDLVKSPISYIGKRNDTAGSGLIPDNESDRTNINTFYSKTRIQSLTQHQGTIRTFLNRNKECQSFLILSSSDCSRIGPFNGSKSHKVTKESIKEDPMIPIRNSLGPLGTVSKIANFYSSYYLITHNQILLNKYLLLDNLKQTFQVLKYYLMDENGRIYNPDPRSNIIFNPFDLNWCFLRHDYCEEASTIISLGQFICENVCISKYGPHIKSGQVLIVHVDSLVIRSAKPHLATPGATVHGHYGEILYEGDTLVTFIYEKSRSGDITQGLPKVEQVLEVRSIDSISMNLEKRIEGWNERITRILGIPWGFLIGAELTIAQSRISLVNKIQKVYRSQGVQIHNRHIEIIVRQITSKVLVSEDGMSNVFSPGELIGLLRAERTGRALEEAICYRAILLGITRASLNTQSFISEASFQETARVLAKAALRSRIDWLKGLKENVVLGGMIPVGTGFKGLVHQMMEAGVHFGHGTRKWNPRMAPYISAKRKGIHITNLTRTARFLSEACDLVFDAASRGKHFLIVGTKNKAADSVASAAIRARCHYVNKKWLGGMLTNWSTTETRLHKFRDLRAEQKTGKFNRLPKRDAAMLKRQLSHLQTYLGGIKYMTGLPDIVIIVDQQEEYTALRECLTLGIPTICLIDTNCDPDLADISIPANDDAIASIRLILNKLVSAICEGRSSSIRNR; encoded by the exons ATGGAGGTACTTATGGCAGAACGGGCCGATCTGGTTTTTCACAATAAAGTGATAGATGCAACTGCCATGAAACGACTTATTAGCAGATTAATAGATCACTTCGGAATGGCATATACATCGCACATCCTGGATCAAGTAAAGACTCTGGGTTTCCAGCAAGCCACTGCTACATCCATTTCATTAGGAATTGATGATCTTTTAACAATACCTTCTAAGGGATGGCTAGTCCAAGATGCTGAACAACAAAGTTTGATTTTAGAAAAGCACCATCATTATGGGAATGTACACGCGGTAGAAAAATTGCGTCAATCCATTGAGATATGGTATGCTACAAGTGAATATTTGAGACAAGAAATGCATCCTAATTTTAGGATGACTGATCCTTCTAATCCAGTCCATATAATGTCCTTTTCGGGAGCTAGAGGAAATGCATCTCAGGTACACCAATTAGTAGGTATGAGAGGATTAATGTCGGACCCCCAAGGACAAATGATTGATTTACCCATTCAAAGCAATTTACGCGAAGGACTTTCTTTAACGGAATATATAATTTCCTGCTACGGAGCCCGCAAAGGAGTTGTGGATACTGCTGTACGAACATCAGATGCTGGATACCTCACGCGTAGACTTGTTGAAGTAGTTCAACACATTGTTGTGCGTAGAACAGATTGTGGCACTATCCGAGGTATTTCCGTGAGTCCTCGAAATGGGACGACGGAAAAAATTTTGATCCAAACACTAATTGGTCGTGTATTAGCAGACGATATATATATGGGTCTACGATGCATTGCCACTCGAAATCAAGATATTGGTATTGGACTTGTCAATCGATTCATAACCTTTCGAGCACAATCAATATATATTCGAACCCCCTTTATTTGCAGGAGTACATCTTGGATCTGTAGATTATGTTATGGTCGGAGTCCCACTCATGGCGACCTGGTCGAATTGGGAGAAGCAGTAGGTATTATTGCAGGTCAATCAATTGGGGAACCAGGGACTCAACTAACATTAAGAACTTTTCATACCGGTGGAGTATTTACAGGTGGTACTGCAGAACATGTACGAGCTCCTtctaatggaaaaatcaaattcAATGAGGATTTGGTTCATCCCACACGTACACGTCATGGACATCCTGCTTTTCTATGTTATATAGACCTGTATGTAACTATTGGGAGTCAGGATATTCTACATAATGTGAATATTCCACCAAAAAGTTTTCTTTTAGTTCAAAACGATCAATATGTAGAATCAGAACAAGTGATTGCTGAGATTCGCGCTGGAACATCCACTTTCAATTTTAAAGAGAGGGTTCGAAAACATATTTATTCTGACTCAGAGGGAGAAATGCACTGGAGTACCGATGTGTACCATGCGCCTGAATATAGATATGGTAATGTTCATCTCTTACCAAAAACAAGTCATTTATGGATATTATCAGGAGGTCCGTGCAGATCCAGTATAGTCACTTTTTCGCTCCACAAGGATCAAGATCAAATGAATGTTCATTCTCTTTCTGTCGAACGGAGATATATTTCTGACCTCTCAGTGACTAATGATCGAGTGAGACACAAATTGTTTAGTTCGGATCCTTCCAGTAAAAAAGGGCAGGGGATTCTTGATTATTCAGGACCTGATCGAATCATATCTAATGGTCATTGGAATTTCCTATATCCTGCCATTCTCCACGAGAATTCTGATTTATTGGCGAAAAGGCGAAGAAATAGATTCATCATCCCATTCCAATATGATCAAGAACGGGAGAAAGAACTAATGCCCCGTTCTGGTATCTCGATTGAAATACCCATAAATGGGATTTTACGTAGAAATAGTATTCTTGCTTATTTCGACGATCCCCGATACAGAAGAAGTAGTTCAGGAATTACTAAATATGGGACCATAGAGGTGGATTCAATCGTCAAAAAAGAGGATTTGATTGAGTATCGAGGGGCAAAAGAATTTAGGCCGAAATACCAAATGAAAGTAGATCGATTTTTTTTCATTCCCGAAGAAGTGCATATCTTACCCGGATCTTCGTCCATAATGGTACGGAACAATAGTATCATTGGAGTAGATACACGAATTGCTTTAAATACAAGAAGCCGAGTAGGTGGATTGGTCCGagtggagagaaaaaaaaaaaagattgaactGAAAATCTTTTCTGGAGATATCCATTTTACTGGAGAGACAGATAAGATATCCCGGCACAGCGGCATCTTGATACCACCAGGAACGGGAAAACTAAATTCTAAGGAatcaaaaaaatggaaaaattggATCTATGTCCAACGGATCACACCTACCAAGAAAAAGTATTTTGTTTCGGTTCGACCCGTAGTCACATATGAAATAGCTGATGGGATAAATTTAGGAACGCTTTTCCCCCAGGATCTGTTGCAGGAAAGGGATAATGTACAACTACGAGTTGTCAATTATATCCTTTATGGAAATGGCAAACCAATTCGAGGAATTTATCACACAAGTATTCAATTAGTTCGGACTTGTTTAGTATTGAATTGGGAACAAGACCGAAATGGTTCTATAGAAGAGGTTCATGCTTCCTTTGTTGAAGTAGGGGCAAATGATCTGATTCGAGATTTTATCAGAATTGATTTGGTGAAGTCCCCTATTTCGTATATCGGAAAAAGGAATGATACGGCAGGTTCAGGATTGATCCCCGATAATGAATCAGATCGCACCAATATCAATACTTTTTATTCCAAGACGAGGATTCAATCACTTACCCAACATCAAGGAACTATTCGTACGTTTCTGAATAGAAATAAGGAATGCCAATCTTTTCTAATTTTGTCATCATCCGATTGTTCTCGAATTGGTCCATTCAATGGTTCGAAATCTCACAAGGTGACAAAAGAATCAATTAAAGAGGATCCCATGATTCCCATTAGGAATTCGTTGGGTCCCTTAGGGACTGTATCTAAAATTGCGAATTTTTATTCATCTTACTATTTAATAACTCATAATCAGATTTTGTTAAATAAATATTTGCTACTTGACAATTTAAAACAGACTTTCCAAGTACTTAAATACTATTTAATGGATGAAAATGGGAGGATTTATAATCCCGATCCGCGCAGTAACATCATTTTTAATCCATTCGATTTGAATTGGTGCTTTCTCCGTCACGATTATTGTGAGGAGGCATCCACAATAATTAGCCTTGGACAGTTTATTTGTGAAAATGTAtgtatatccaaatatggaccaCACATAAAATCTGGTCAAGTTCTAATTGTTCATGTTGACTCCTTAGTAATAAGATCAGCTAAGCCTCATTTGGCCACTCCAGGAGCAACCGTCCATGGCCATTATGGAGAAATCCTTTACGAAGGAGATACATTAGTTACATTTATATATGAAAAATCGAGATCGGGTGATATAACGCAAGGTCTTCCAAAAGTGGAACAAGTGTTAGAAGTGCGTTCGATTGATTCAATATCGATGAACCTAGAAAAGAGGATTGAAGGTTGGAACGAACGTATAACAAGAATTCTTGGAATTCCTTGGGGATTCTTGATTGGCGCTGAGCTAACCATAGCGCAAAGTCGTATCTCTTTGGTTAATAAGATCCAAAAGGTTTATCGATCCCAGGGGGTGCAGATCCATAATAGGCATATAGAGATTATTGTACGTCAAATAACATCCAAAGTGTTGGTTTCGGAAGATGGAATGTCTAATGTTTTTTCACCCGGAGAACTAATCGGATTGTTGCGAGCGGAACGAACAGGGCGTGCTTTGGAAGAAGCGATCTGTTACCGAGCCATCTTATTGGGAATAACGAGGGCATCTCTGAATACTCAAAGTTTCATATCCGAAGCGAGTTTTCAAGAAACCGCTCGAGTTTTAGCAAAAGCCGCTCTACGAAGTCGTATTGATTGGTTGAAAGGCCTGAAAGAGAACGTTGTTCTGGGGGGGATGATACCTGTTGGTACCGGATTCAAAGGATTAGTGCACC AGATGATGGAGGCAGGAGTTCATTTTGGTCATGGTACTAGGAAATGGAATCCTAGAATGGCACCTTACATCTCTGCAAAGCGTAAAGGTATTCATATTACAAATCTTACTAGAACTGCTCGTTTTTTATCAGAAGCCTGTGATTTAGTTTTTGATGCAGCAAGTAGGGGAAAACACTTCTTAATAGTTGGTACCAAAAATAAAGCAGCTGATTCAGTAGCATCAGCTGCAATAAGGGCTCGGTGTCATTATGTTAATAAAAAATGGCTCGGTGGTATGTTAACGAATTGGTCCACTACAGAAACGAGACTTCATAAGTTCAGGGACTTGAGAGCGGAACAAAAGACGGGGAAATTCAATCGTCTCCCGAAAAGAGATGCAGCAATGTTGAAGAGACAATTATCTCACCTGCAAACCTATCTGGGTGGGATCAAATATATGACGGGGTTACCTGATATTGTCATCATCGTTGATCAGCAAGAAGAATATACGGCTCTTCGAGAATGTCTGACTTTAGGAATTCCGACGATTTGTTTAATCGATACAAATTGTGACCCAGATCTCGCAGATATTTCGATTCCAGCCAACGATGACGCTATAGCCTCAATCCGATTGATTCTTAACAAATTAGTATCCGCAATTTGTGAGGGTCGTTCTAGCTCTATAAGAAATCGTTGA
- the LOC131258387 gene encoding ATP synthase subunit a, chloroplastic: MNVLPCSINTLKGLYDISGVEVGQHFYWQIGGFQVHAQVLITSWVVIAILLGSATIAVRNPQTIPTDGQNFFEYVLEFIRDLSKTQIGEEYGPWVPFIGTMFLFIFVSNWSGALLPRKIIQLPHGELAAPTNDINTTVALALPTSMAYFYAGFTKKGLSYFGKYIQPTPILLPINILEDFTKPLSLSFRLFGNILADELVVVVLVSLVPSVVPIPVMFLGLFTSGIQALIFATLAAAYIGESMEGHH, translated from the coding sequence ATGAATGTTCTACCATGTTCCATCAACACACTAAAAGGGTTATACGATATATCCGGTGTGGAAGTAGGCCAACATTTCTATTGGCAAATAGGGGGTTTCCAAGTCCATGCCCAAGTACTTATCACTTCTTGGGTCGTAATTGCTATCTTATTAGGTTCAGCCACTATAGCTGTTCGGAATCCACAAACCATTCCAACCGACGGTCAGAATTTCTTCGAATATGTCCTTGAATTCATTCGAGACTTGAGCAAAACCCAGATTGGAGAAGAATATGGTCCTTGGGTTCCCTTTATTGGAACTATGTtcctatttatttttgtttcgaACTGGTCAGGTGCTCTTTTACCTCGGAAAATCATACAGTTACCTCATGGGGAGTTAGCTGCACCGACGAATGATATAAATACTACTGTTGCTTTAGCTTTACCCACGTCAATGGCATATTTCTATGCGGGTTTTACCAAAAAGGGATTGAGTTATTTCGGTAAATACATTCAACCAACCCCAATACTTTTACCAATTAACATCCTAGAAGATTTCACAAAGCCTTTATCACTTAGTTTTCGACTTTTCGGGAATATATTGGCTGATGAATTAGTAGTTGTTGTTCTTGTTTCTTTAGTACCTTCAGTAGTCCCTATACCTGTCATGTTCCTTGGATTATTCACAAGCGGGATTCAAGCTCTTATTTTTGCAACTTTAGCCGCGGCTTATATAGGTGAATCTATGGAGGGTCATCATTGA
- the LOC131258386 gene encoding DNA-directed RNA polymerase subunit beta' → GGDPIETYPNFSFARPIAKKPTFLRLRGSFESEIQSRKYSIPLFFTTQGFDTFRNREISTGAGAIREQLADPDLRIITDHSLVEWKELGEEGSADGNEWEDRKIGRRKDFLVRRIELAKYFIRTNVEPERMVLCLLPVLPPELRPIIQIDGGKPMSSDINELYRRVIYRNNTLTDPLTTSRSTPGESVMCQEKLVQEAVDTLLDNGIRGQPMRDGHNKVYKSFSDVIEGKEGRFRETLLGKRVDYSGRSVIVVGPSLSLHRCGLPREIAIELFQTFVIRGLIRQHVASNIGIAKSKIREKEPIVWEILQEVMQGHPVLLNRAPTLHRLGIQAFQPILVEGRAICLHPLVRKGFNADFDGDQMAVHVPLSLEAQAEARLLMFSHMNLLSPAIGDPISVPTQDMLIGLYILTIGNRRGICSNRYNPCNRRNYQNETVDDNKYTKEKEPYFCSSYDALGAYRQKRINLDSPLWLRWRLDQRVIASREVPIEVQYESLGTYHEIYGHYLIVRSVKKEILCIYIRTTVGHIYFYREIEEAIQGFCRAYSYDT, encoded by the coding sequence GGGGGGGATCCCATCGAAACCTATCCCAATTTTTCTTTTGCTAGGCCCATAGCTAAAAAACCTACTTTCTTACGATTACGAGGTTCATTCGAATCTGAAATCCAATCCCGGAAATACAGCATCCCACTTTTTTTTACTACCCAAGGCTTCGATACATTTCGAAATAGAGAAATCTCTACTGGAGCAGGTGCTATCAGAGAACAATTAGCCGATCCGGATTTGCGAATTATTACAGATCATTCATTGGTAGAATGGAAGGAATTAGGGGAAGAAGGGTCCGCTGATGGGAATGAATGGGAAGATAGAAAAATTGGAAGAAGAAAGGATTTTTTGGTTAGACGCATAGAATTAGCTAAGTATTTTATTCGAACAAATGTAGAACCAGAACGGATGGTTTTGTGCCTATTACCAGTTCTTCCTCCCGAGTTGAGACCAATCATTCAGATAGATGGGGGTAAACCAATGAGTTCGGATATTAATGAACTCTATCGAAGAGTTATCTATCGGAACAATACTCTTACCGATCCATTAACAACAAGTAGATCTACGCCAGGGGAATCAGTAATGTGTCAGGAGAAATTGGTACAAGAAGCCGTGGATACACTTCTTGATAATGGGATCCGCGGACAACCAATGAGGGACGGTCATAATAAAGTTTACAAGTCGTTTTCAGATGTAATTGAAGGCAAAGAGGGAAGATTTCGTGAGACTCTACTTGGTAAACGGGTCGATTATTCGGGACGTTCCGTTATTGTCGTGGGCCCTTCGCTTTCATTACATCGATGTGGATTACCTCGAGAAATAGCAATAGAGCTTTTCCAGACATTTGTCATTCGTGGTCTAATCAGACAACATGTTGCTTCTAACATAGGGATTGCTAAAAGTAAAATTCGGGAAAAAGAACCAATTGTATGGGAAATACTTCAAGAAGTTATGCAGGGGCATCCTGTATTGCTGAATAGAGCACCCACCCTGCATAGATTAGGCATACAGGCGTTCCAACCCATTTTAGTGGAGGGACGCGCTATTTGTTTACATCCATTAGTTCGTAAGGGATTCAATGCAGACTTTGATGGGGATCAAATGGCTGTTCATGTACCTTTATCTTTGGAAGCTCAAGCGGAGGCTCGTTTACTTATGTTTTCTCATATGAATCTCTTGTCTCCAGCTATTGGAGATCCCATTTCCGTACCAACTCAAGATATGCTTATTGGACTCTATATATTAACGATCGGGAATCGTCGAGGTATTTGTTCAAATAGGTATAATCCATGTAATCGAAGAAACTATCAAAATGAAACGGTTGACGATAATAAGTATACGAAAGAGAAAGAACCCTATTTTTGTAGTTCCTATGATGCACTTGGAGCTTATCGGCAGAAACGAATCAATTTAGATAGTCCTTTGTGGCTCCGGTGGCGACTCGATCAACGTGTCATTGCCTCAAGAGAAGTTCCCATCGAAGTTCAATATGAATCTTTGGGTACCTATCATGAGATTTATGGGCACTATCTAATAGTAAGAAGTGTAAAAAAAGAAATCCTTTGTATATACATTCGAACAACTGTTGGTCATATTTATTTTTATCGAGAAATAGAAGAAGCCATACAAGGGTTTTGTCGGGCCTACTCATACGATACCTAA